One Vicugna pacos chromosome 33, VicPac4, whole genome shotgun sequence genomic region harbors:
- the LOC140691078 gene encoding olfactory receptor 8B3: MLARNDSLVTEFILAGLTDRPELQQPLFCLFLMIYTVTLVGNLGLIILIGLNSHLHTPMYYFLFNLSFVDLCYSSVFTPKMLMNFVSMKNIISYVGCMTQLFFFLFFVISECYMLTSMAYDRYVAICNPLLYKVTMTRRVCVVLTLAAYVMGFAGASAHTGCMLRLTFCNVNIINHYLCDILPLLQLSCTSTYVNEVVVFIVVGINITVPSVTILVSYIFILTSILHIKSAQGRSKAFSTCSSHITALSLFFGSAAFMYLKYSSPGSMEQGKVSSVFYTNVGPMLNPLIYSLRNRDVKVALKKSLFKIQRRNMF; this comes from the coding sequence ATGCTGGCTAGAAATGACTCCTTAGTGACTGAATTTATTCTTGCTGGGTTAACAGACCGTCCAGAGCTCCAGCAACCCCTCTTTTGCTTGTTTCTGATGATCTACACTGTCACCTTGGTGGGCAACCTTGGCTTGATCATTCTTATTGGTCTAAATTCtcacctccacacccccatgtactatTTCCTCTTCAACTTGTCCTTCGTTGATCTCTGTTACTCATCTGTTTTCACCCCCAAGATGCTGATGAACTTTGTGTCCATGAAGAATATCatctcctatgttgggtgcatgactcagctgtttttctttctcttttttgtcatCTCTGAATGCTATATGTTGACCTCAATGGCCTATGatcgctatgtggccatctgtaatCCGTTGCTGTATAAGGTCACCATGACCCGTCGGGTCTGTGTGGTGCTGACTCTGGCTGCATATGTGATGGGATttgctggagcctctgcccacACCGGGTGCATGCTCAGACTAACCTTCTGCAATGTTAATATCATCAACCATTACTTGTGTGACATCCTCCCACTCCTCCAGCTCTCTTGCACCAGCACTTATGTCAACGAGGTAGTAGTTTTTATTGTGGTGGGTATTAATATCACAGTACCCAGTGTCACCATCCTGGTTTCTTACATCTTCATCCTCACTAGCATTCTTCACATCAAATCTGCTCAAGGAAGATCGAAAGCCTTCAGTACCTGTAGTTCCCACATCACtgctctttcccttttttttggtTCAGCAGCATTTATGTATCTTAAATATTCTTCTCCTGGATCTATGGAGCAGGGaaaagtttcttctgttttctatactAATGTGGGACCCATGCTCAATCCCCTGATCTACAGTTTGAGGAACAGGGATGTCAAAGTTGCACTGAAGAAATCCCTGTTTAAAATCCAGAGGAGAAACATGTTCTAA